In a single window of the Bactrocera dorsalis isolate Fly_Bdor chromosome 2, ASM2337382v1, whole genome shotgun sequence genome:
- the LOC105230851 gene encoding beta-catenin-like protein 1: MDVGELLSFKPEQTPKRPHDDDDDYLLNSSEDRSTRYVKRDEKSKRMRRIEQAKESADFVKPDVPSLDSFFGPELTEEERINILNYVENEDAEGDVLDEVGLKKLLLVFEKRNLKNQEMRIKYPDNPEKFMESEVDLHSVIQELKGVATVPDLYPVLVELHGIPSILELLAHPNTDIAVAIVDLLQEVTDVDILGESSEGAEILIEALRKQQVCALLVQNLERLNEEVKEEADGVHNSLAIVENLTEMHSDIVREAAEQGLLAWLLKRLKQKSPFDPNKLYCSEILSILIQTNNDNRLMLGTIDGIDVLLQQLAIYKRHDPSSTEEQEYMENLFNCLCSALMAKENRDRFLKGEGLQLMNLMLREKKMSRNGSLKVLDHAMSGPDGRENCNKFVDILGLRTIFPLFMKTPKRNKKHLLSSDEHEEHVCSVIASMLRNCRGAQRQRLLSKFTENDHEKVDRLLELHLKYLEKVETVDREIDQQEKNTEIDEDEEAENNYIKRLTGGLFTLQRIDYIILEVSATADTVKQRVVQILNLRGSSMKTIRNVMREYAGNLGDDGDADWKEQEQSHIVSLIDRF; this comes from the exons atgGATGTCGGTGAACTACTGTCTTTCAAG CCAGAGCAGACTCCAAAACGTCCACatgatgacgatgatgattACTTATTGAATTCCTCGGAGGACAGATCTACTCGATATGTTAAAAGGGATGAAAAATCAAAGCGAATGCGCCGCATTGAGCAAGCCAAAGAGTCAGCAGATTTCGTGAAACCTGATGTTCCATCATTGGATTCCTTTTTCGGTCCTGAGCTGACCGAAGAAGAGCGAATCAATATATTGAATTATGTAGAAAACGAAGATGCGGAAGGTGACGTACTTGATGAAGTTGGACTTAAGAAATTGCTACTGGTTTTTGAAAAACGTAATTTGAAAAACCAGGAAATGAGAATCAAATATCCTGATAATCCAGAAAAGTTTATGGAATCGGAAGTTGATCTGCATTCAGTCATACAGGAGTTAAAAGGAGTTGCGACAGTGCCAGATCTTTACCCAGTTTTGGTGGAATTGCATGGCATACCTAGTATCTTGGAATTACTCGCACATCCAAATACAGACATAGCAGTTGCTATTGTGGATCTCTTGCAAGAAGTCACCGATGTAGATATATTAG gAGAGAGTAGTGAGGGAGCAGAAATTTTGATTGAAGCTTTACGTAAACAACAGGTCTGTGCacttttagtacaaaatttagAACGTCTCAACGAAGAAGTAAAAGAAGAAGCAGATGGAGTTCATAACTCTTTGGCCATCGTGGAAAATTTAACAGAAATGCACAGTGATATTGTTAGAGAAGCAGCTGAGCAAGGCCTACTTGCTTGGCTACTTAAAAGGCTCAAACAAAAGTCACCCTTTGATCCCAATAAACTTTATTGTAGTGAAATCCTTTCCATactaatacaaacaaacaacgaTAATCGTCTAATGCTTGGCACTATTGATGGCATTGATGTATTACTGCAACAGCTAGCTATTTATAAGCGACATGATCCATCCTCCACGGAGGAACAGGAATATATGGAAAATCTATTCAATTGCCTTTGTTCAGCGCTGATGGCCAAAGAAAACCGAGATCGTTTTCTGAAAGGCGAAGGCTTGCAGCTTATGAATTTAATGTTGCGAGAGAAAAAGATGTCACGAAATGGTTCGCTGAAAGTGCTCGATCATGCCATGTCTGGTCCAGATGGTCGTGAAAACTGTAATAAATTCGTAGACATACTTGGACTTCGTACAATTTTCCCATTGTTCATGAAGACACCGAAACGCAATAAGAAACATCTATTATCATCGGATGAGCACGAGGAGCATGTTTGTTCAGTGATAGCTTCGATGCTGAGAAATTGTAGAGGAGCGCAACGACAAAGACTGTTATCGAAATTCACCGAGAATGACCACGAAAAAGTAGATCGGTTGCTAGAGTTGCATTTGAAATACTTGGAAAAAGTAGAAACCGTAGACCGGGAAATAGATCAACAAGAAAAG aaTACTGAAATCGATGAAGATGAGGAAGCAGAAAATAACTACATCAAGCGATTGACAGGCGGACTTTTCACGTTGCAGCGAATAGACTATATTATTTTAGAAGTATCAGCCACTGCGGATACGGTGAAGCAACGAGTtgtacaaattttgaatttacgGGGTTCATCAATGAAAACTATAAGGAATGTTATGCGAG AATACGCCGGGAATTTGGGCGACGACGGTGATGCCGATTGGAAGGAACAGGAGCAATCACATATCGTTTCATTGATTGACAGGTTCTAA
- the LOC105230850 gene encoding succinate--CoA ligase [ADP-forming] subunit beta, mitochondrial — MAALLSRTGILNEIVNPKVGQKILALATSGSLQKRNLNVQEHVSYTLLNEAGIPTPKFGVAKSGQEAKEIAQKLDTNNLVLKAQVLAGGRGKGHFKNGLKGGVRVVNTPTEAQEIASKMVNQLLVTKQTGAAGRICNSVMVAERKFPRREFYFAVMMERAFNGPVIIASSQGGVNIEEVAAENPDAIVYEPIDIKVGLTPDQAAKVVNSVGLGEFQEETVKMLMNMYQLFVKKDALLIEINPYAEDALEGFFALDAKFRFDDNAEFRQKELFALRDWTQEDPKEVEAAKFDLNYIALDGTIGCMVNGAGLAMATMDIIKLYGGDPANFLDVGGGATAQAVKEAFKIITADPKVHCILVNIFGGIMRCDVIAEGIIAAAKDLNMKMPIVVRLQGTNVNEARELIRQSGLRIIPRHDLDEAANLSVHLAQIVHLAREMNMDVSFEIPDSVK; from the exons ATGGCTGCTTTATTGTCTCGGACGGGTATTTTGAATGAAATCGTAAACCCAAAGGTTGGGCAGAAG ATTCTTGCGCTTGCCACCAGTGGAAGTCTGCAGAAAAGAAACCTTAATGTTCAAGAACATGTATCATACACTTTACTTAATGAAGCCGGTATCCCAACTCCAAA ATTTGGTGTTGCGAAGTCCGGTCAAGAAGCCAAAGAAATTGCCCAAAAACTCGATACGAATAATCTTGTGTTGAAAGCGCAAGTTTTGGCTGGTGGACGCGGAAAAGGTCATTTTAAGAATGGCTTAAAGGGTGGTGTACGCGTTGTAAATAC ACCTACCGAAGCTCAAGAAATTGCCAGCAAGATGGTAAATCAACTTTTAGTAACCAAGCAAACTGGGGCTGCTGGTCGTATCTGTAATTCTGTTATGGTTGCGGAGCGCAAATTCCCACGCCGCGAATTCTATTTTGCCGTAATGATGGAGCGAGCCtttaat GGTCCAGTTATCATTGCTTCATCTCAAGGTGGTGTTAATATTGAGGAAGTGGCTGCCGAAAACCCTGATGCTATTGTTTATGAACCAATTGATATTAAGGTTGGGTTGACACCTGATCAAGCAGCTAAAGTGGTGAATTCCGTTGGTTTGGGCGAATTCCAAGAGGAAACCGTAAAAATGCTAATGaacatgtatcagctgttcgTAAAGAAGGACGCTTTACTCATTGAAATTAATCCTTATGCAGAGGATGCTCTCGAAGGCT TCTTCGCATTGGATGCTAAATTCCGTTTTGATGATAATGCTGAATTTCGTCAGAAGGAATTGTTTGCATTGCGTGACTGGACTCAAGAGGACCCCAAAGAAGTGGAGGCAGCTAAATTCGATCTGAACTACATTGCTTTAGACGGCACCATCGGCTGCATGGTGAACGGCGCTGGTTTAGCTATGGCCACCATGGATATTATTAAACTCTATGGCGGGGATCCAGCTAATTTCCTTGATGTCGGTGGCGGCGCAACAGCACAAGCTGTTAAGGAAGCCTTCAAGATTATTACTGCCGACCCGAAAGTTCACTGTATTCTTGTAAACATTTTCGGTGGTATTATGCGTTGTGATGTTATTGCCGAGGGCATTATTGCTGCTGCCAAAGATTTAAACATGAAAATGCCTATAGTAGTTAGACTGCAG GGCACAAATGTGAACGAGGCACGAGAATTGATTCGCCAATCCGGTTTGAGGATTATTCCCCGTCACGATTTGGACGAAGCTGCCAATTTGTCTGTGCATTTGGCTCAAATTGTCCATTTAGCGCGAGAAATGAACATGGATGTTAGCTTCGAGATCCCAGACAGCGTGAAGTAG
- the LOC105230853 gene encoding serendipity locus protein beta: MMNTVNTESCQKRCFLCRRKILSTQNQRLVDSSTCPASKKSFKDVLSYLARHANSELYIGYGESVCTTCHFDVVEYDTYLMKALKKQRALLDLIEKAVLGVDSDFDNEFDSDMSALDELTNDHFFDDAQISDTEIAQTIDDAIGEKSENRSTSPCGINKRNRTTGTKCDFCAMRFQTKSGLKKHITNAHKKFSCELCNYSHRNEDYVLLHMNTHDGRNENQCRFCDKEFSTKISTIRHMEVHFNSKKYQCDKCGLCFSQTTVLYNHKLQHEAEEQPLQCEVCSQVFKTKRTYRHHMITHRADRPRYKCEYCTKTFTEKYTLKVHKRTHPEAMNSSDVAQVKEQQQDIPPDNERVQTQDIKFNCVICDQIFTAKDHLNKHMEKEHDVILKSLTINNFSEFDVVDNESKKACHICGQMFSAQANLDYHLKYVHTSTF; encoded by the coding sequence atgaTGAACACTGTGAATACAGAAAGTTGTCAAAAAAGGTGTTTTTTATGTCGGAGGAAAATCTTATCTACGCAAAATCAGAGACTCGTCGATAGCAGTACATGTCCGGCATCAAAGAAATCTTTTAAGGATGTTTTATCTTACTTAGCACGTCACGCGAATTCTGAGCTATATATTGGCTATGGCGAATCTGTATGCACAACATGCCATTTTGATGTGGTGGAATATGACACTTACCTTATGAAAGCTTTAAAGAAGCAACGTGCCCTTCTTGATTTAATAGAAAAAGCAGTTTTGGGAGTTGATTCTGATTTTGATAATGAATTTGATTCGGATATGAGCGCACTAGATGAATTGACCAACGACCATTTCTTTGATGATGCTCAAATTTCGGATACTGAAATTGCGCAAACCATAGATGATGCTATTGGAGAAAAATCGGAGAACCGTTCAACAAGTCCATGTGGAATAAATAAGAGAAATCGTACGACTGGTACTAAGTGTGATTTTTGCGCCATGCGATTCCAAACAAAATCAGggttaaaaaaacatataacaaATGCACATAAAAAATTTAGCTGCGAATTGTGTAATTACAGTCATCGTAATGAAGACTACGTATTGCTGCATATGAACACGCATGATGGACGAAATGAGAACCAATGTCGTTTTTGTGACAaagaattttcaacaaaaattagcACAATTCGTCACATGGAAGTACAtttcaattccaaaaagtatcaaTGCGATAAGTGTGGCCTCTGTTTTTCACAAACAACCGTGTTATACAATCATAAACTACAACACGAAGCTGAAGAACAACCACTTCAGTGTGAGGTTTGTTCACAAGTTTTTAAAACTAAGCGCACGTACCGTCATCATATGATAACACATCGGGCGGACCGGCCTCGTTATAAATGTGAATATTGCACTAAAAcatttacagaaaaatatacTCTTAAAGTTCACAAACGAACGCATCCTGAAGCAATGAATTCCAGCGACGTCGCTCAAGTAAAGGAGCAGCAACAAGATATCCCACCAGATAACGAACGAGTACAAACCCAGGATATCAAATTCAATTGTGTAATTTGTGATCAAATATTTACAGCTAAGGATCATCTAAATAAACATATGGAGAAGGAACACGACGTTATACTTAAATCCTTAACGatcaataatttttctgaaTTTGATGTGGTCGATAACGAGTCAAAGAAAGCTTGTCATATATGCGGACAAATGTTTAGTGCCCAAGCAAATTTAGACTATCATCTGAAATATGTTCACACGagtacattttaa
- the LOC105230852 gene encoding serendipity locus protein delta: protein MRCLLCRVFLNECDEIEDINKKSPFSKKSLRSIVEYLAKISKPPLVVAWTNQFNECYICKTCYYDLLLYDEHMVKLLEIQKRIISFLRNPELSDELIATQALDECIEDGNIKIEEIDISIQSTTGESFTGDENNTDKTFIEREEKPESITDDGEDFRDIEELVLDTIKDPPASVRKYNIPSKCEICSTVYKSKALLNRHINVAHKPSKQIWKCEVCGIIAKDEEYLELHKNIHEGRSDLECRFCNKRYSRKINVIRHMHKHWDKKNFQCERCGLRFSELPLYYNHKLQHDAEDDPLICAVCNQSFKTRRTYRNHLWVHRDDRPRYSCEICGKSFVEKYTLKVHLRCHTDKDAERIGGRRKMKPSVHQEENTFECIICSDQFSSRDICNQHMKEQHDVILKSEDKLII from the coding sequence ATGCGTTGCCTTCTTTGCAGAGTGTTCCTAAATGAATGCGATGAAATTGAAGACATCAATAAAAAATCTCCTTTTTCTAAAAAGTCTCTCCGTTCAATTGTGgaatatttagcaaaaatatCTAAACCGCCTCTTGTTGTAGCATGGACTAATCAATTCAATGAATGCTATATTTGTAAAACTTGCTACTACGATCTTTTATTATACGACGAGCATATGGTCAAATTGTTGGAAATACAAAAACGTATTATTTCATTCTTGCGGAATCCAGAGCTCAGCGACGAGCTTATAGCAACGCAAGCGTTGGATGAATGCATAGAAgatggtaatataaaaatagaagaaatcgaTATAAGTATTCAAAGCACAACCGGAGAGAGTTTCACTGGTGATGAAAATAATACTGATAAGACGTTTatagaaagagaagaaaaaccCGAGTCTATTACTGATGATGGCGAAGATTTCAGAGATATAGAAGAACTGGTATTGGATACAATTAAAGACCCTCCCGCTAGTGTTCGCAAGTACAACATTCCATCTAAATGTGAAATATGTAGTACAGTTTACAAAAGTAAAGCACTTCTGAATAGACATATAAACGTTGCACATAAACCATCTAAACAAATTTGGAAATGTGAAGTTTGCGGCATTATCGCAAAAGATGAAGAATATTTGgaattgcataaaaatatccACGAAGGAAGATCTGATTTGGAATGCCGTTTCTGCAATAAACGTTATTCTCGCAAAATCAATGTTATTCGACATATGCACAAACATtgggacaaaaaaaattttcagtgtgAAAGATGTGGACTAAGGTTCTCCGAGTTACCACTTTACTATAATCACAAATTGCAACATGATGCTGAAGATGACCCGCTGATTTGTGCAGTATGTAACCAATCCTTCAAAACGCGACGTACTTATAGAAACCATTTATGGGTACATCGTGATGATCGCCCACGTTATAGCTGTGAAATTTGCGGGAAGTcgtttgttgaaaaatatacaCTTAAAGTTCATCTCAGATGTCATACTGATAAAGATGCAGAACGCATAGGGGGAAGAAGAAAAATGAAACCTTCTGTGCACCAGGAAGAAAATACCTTCGAATGTATTATATGCTCCGATCAATTTTCTTCCAGGGATATATGCAATCAGCATATGAAAGAACAACACGATGTAATTCTAAAATCGGAAGACAaacttattatttga
- the LOC105230854 gene encoding serendipity locus protein delta — MRVSAVWRHFVKVDEGRRVKCKECNKLLKYNKSTTTLSFHLRAMHGIDTAKSRAELDYTDTASTIRELTSEYCFLCGKSDKPSNQTFQNIETCKVPASGKPVQVVLQHLAHCVKTNLVFQGVASICLECCDELAEYDNLMVNLLSFQKRLTEKLRSVLSGELKLEQIDYDESIAEAMIVEDDGQIEDAFEPDLEPKEEFIEIVGNEESVESTILDEESMHSDKEFNDDEDEWNADKMFGEKSQECVVCGLIFKTKSELQRHISSAHDIKQFICPICGVVRRDQEYLELHMNLHEGKTEFECRYCDKRFTRPVNTLRHMRKHWDKKEYQCEKCGERFSLDNMLYNHRMRHEAEENPLICSICNQSFRSRKTYNHHMLIHQENRPRHHCTHCSKSFTERYTLKMHMKSHNIELPSSRSKVAQLLDEQELNETKEAVSTLISKFDTSPQKEFSCVICSRSFDNKENLEKHLESDHDVILGDDNNQ; from the exons ATGCGAGTGAGTGCAGTTTGGCGGCATTTTGTCAAAGTTGACGAAGGTAGAAGAGTGAAGTGCAAAGAGTgcaataaattgttaaaatacaacaaaagtacgaCAACACTTTCATTTCATCTAAGAGCGATGCACGGAATAGACACAG CAAAATCTAGGGCTGAACTCGATTATACTGACACTGCAAGTACCATTCGAGAATTAACCAGCGAGTATTGCTTTTTGTGTGGTAAATCGGACAAACCCTCGAACCAAACATtccaaaatattgaaacatGCAAAGTGCCGGCATCAGGAAAACCAGTTCAGGTCGTATTACAACATCTGGCCCATTGTGTAAAAACAAATCTGGTGTTTCAAGGGGTCGCAAGTATTTGCTTGGAATGTTGTGATGAATTAGCCGAATACGATAATTTAATGGTTAATCtgctttcatttcaaaaacgtTTAACTGAGAAATTGAGATCAGTTTTGTCTGGCGAACTGAAGTTAGAACAGATCGATTATGATGAGTCTATTGCCGAAGCAATGATCGTTGAAGACGATGGTCAGATAGAAGACGCCTTTGAGCCGGATTTGGAGCCCAAGGAAGAGTTCATAGAAATAGTTGGAAATGAGGAAAGTGTTGAAAGCACGATTCTAGATGAGGAAAGCATGCACAGTGACAAAGAGTTTAATGATGATGAGGACGAATGGAACGCCGATAAAATGTTTGGGGAAAAGAGCCAGGAATGTGTTGTTTGtggattaatttttaaaacgaaATCTGAACTTCAAAGGCACATAAGCTCAGCGCATGacataaaacaatttatttgccCTATATGTGGAGTAGTTCGTAGAGACCAAGAATACTTGGAATTACATATGAATCTGCATGAAGGCAAGACAGAGTTCGAGTGTCGGTACTGCGATAAACGTTTCACTAGACCAGTAAATACATTGCGCCACATGCGTAAACATTGGGACAAAAAGGAATATCAATGCGAAAAATGTGGGGAACGGTTTTCTTTGGATAATATGCTTTACAACCATCGTATGCGTCATGAAGCCGAAGAAAACCCGCTTATATGCAGTATATGTAACCAGTCATTTAGGTCAAGAAAAACGTATAATCACCACATGCTTATTCATCAAGAAAATAGGCCGAGACACCATTGCACGCACTGCTCAAAGTCCTTCACCGAACGTTATACGCTAAAAATGCATATGAAATCGCATAATATAGAACTTCCTTCTAGTCGCTCAAAAGTGGCACAGCTATTAGACGAACAGGAACTTAACGAAACAAAGGAAGCCGTATCTACGCTAATATCGAAATTTGACACATCTCCACAGAAAGAGTTTAGCTGTGTAATTTGCAGCCGATCATttgataataaagaaaatttggaGAAACATTTGGAAAGTGACCATGACGTTATTTTAGGTGATGATAACAACCAGTAA
- the LOC105230855 gene encoding 60S ribosomal protein L32: MTIRPAYRPKIVKKRTKHFIRHQSDRYAKLSHKWRKPKGIDNRVRRRFKGQYLMPNIGYGSNKRTRHMLPTGFKKFLVHNVRELEVLLMQNREYCGEIAHGVSSKKRKEIVERAKQLSIRLTNPNSRLRSQENE, from the exons ATGACTATCCGCCCCGCATACAGGCCAAAAATTGTGAAGAAGCGCACCAAGCACTTCATCCGCCATCAATCGGATCGCTATGCTAAGCTTTCG caCAAATGGCGTAAACCAAAAGGTATTGACAACAGAGTACGTCGCCGTTTCAAGGGTCAGTACCTGATGCCTAACATTGGTTATGGTTCCAACAAACGCACCCGTCATATGCTGCCAACTGGCTTCAAGAAGTTCTTGGTTCACAATGTCCGTGAATTAGAGGTGTTGTTAATGCAAAATCGTGAATATTGCGGAGAAATCGCCCACGGCGTATCTTCCAAAAAGCGGAAGGAAATTGTTGAGCGCGCCAAGCAGCTGTCGATCCGTCTCACCAATCCCAACAGTCGCTTGCGATCACAGGAGAACGAATAA
- the LOC105230977 gene encoding probable cytochrome P450 313a4, with protein sequence MSPSTENYDNCYCVQLRYTFGIVCLILTSYFYIYIKRKQFKNITTKIPTIFGLPFIGIAYKLVPIKRFLYIISSYFEEFNTSTYCAWLGTYPVIVTIDPDIIKTVTSSTEFLSKAEVLYNPINKAIPKGIITSEVSTWKHNRKLINGYFNHKLLMSLFPLFNRGANTSVKRLSKLSNGGEHKLFDLIKRVTLEIAIEATMGVDMREGASENYELIDLFTILMEKIAEDAACSTLGLGFLARTPDYYKSRRSLRNFMNKLIEERTNNNNMSKVEEWQYDEETMSSFLDISLNYFDNGKFAKEDVIIESISLIGASFETVATAIYSGLVMLSMHSDVQEKLFQEIHSIWSENDIQVTYDHLKEVPYLDMVVAETLRLMPSIPIVGRQTIHQTKLTSDLILPPKMQVIVPIFTLHRAKTWWGPKAHLFNPDNFLPENIAKRNPYVYMPFSKGARNCIGWRYAEIAVRIMLIVLVRNFKFSTAFKYEDLHFVDHISLWYDVEPNIKVELRK encoded by the exons ATGTCTCCAAGTACGGAAAATTATGATAATTGTTACTGTGTGCAATTGCGTTATACATTTGGAATCGTGTGTTTAATTTTaacttcatatttttatatttatattaaacgtaaacaattcaaaaatatcaCAACGAAGATACCAACAATTTTTGGACTACCATTTATTGGGATAGCATATAAGTTGGTACCTATCAAAA GATTTTTGTACATAATTAGTTCATATTTCGAAGAGTTCAATACATCAACATATTGCGCGTGGCTGGGCACTTATCCAGTAATTGTCACTATAGACCCAGATATAATCAAAACTGTTACATCATCAACGGAATTTCTGAGCAAAGCGGAAGTATTATATAATCCCATTAATAAGGCTATACCGAAGGGAATAATTACGAGCGAAG TTAGTACATGGAAGCACAATCGCAAATTAATTAATGGTTATTTCAATCATAAGTTACTGATGAGCCTTTTTCCCCTTTTTAACCGAGGTGCGAATACTAGCGTTAAACGGTTGAGTAAACTTTCAAATGGTGGCGAACATAAGCTATTTGATCTTATTAAACGCGTTACTCTGGAGATAGCCATAG aaGCCACTATGGGCGTTGACATGAGAGAAGGTGCCAGTGAAAATTATGAGCTTATCGATTTATTTACTAT TTTAATGGAGAAAATTGCCGAAGATGCTGCGTGTTCTACATTGGGTCTCGGTTTCTTAGCGCGCACGCCCGATTATTACAAGTCGCGCCGTTCTTTGCGAAATTTTATGAATAAG TTAATAGAAGAGCGTACGAACAACAATAATATGTCTAAAGTTGAAGAATGGCAGTATGATGAAGAAACCATGAGCTCATTTTTAGATATTTCACTAAATTATTTCGATAATGGAAAATTTGCAAAGGAAGACGTTATCATAGAATCTATCAGCTTGATTGGTGCG tccTTCGAAACAGTTGCCACTGCAATTTATTCAGGCTTAGTAATGTTGTCTATGCATTCGGATGTTCAAGAGAAACTTTTTCAAGAAATCCATTCAATATGGTCAGAAAATGACATACAAGTTACTTACGATCATCTTAAAGAAGTTCCTTACCTAGATATGGTTGTTGCGGAAACGCTACGACTTATGCCATCAATACCAATAGTCGGACGTCAAACTATACATCAAACGAAATTAACGTCAGATTTAATTTTGCCACCAAAAATGCAAGTGATAGTACCAATATTCACTTTACATCGTGCGAAAACTTGGTGGGGACCAAAAGCACACCTCTTCAATCCCGACAATTTTCTGCCCGAAAACATAGCCAAACGAaatccatatgtatatatgccgtTTTCAAAAGGCGCCCGCAACTGCATTG gtTGGCGTTATGCTGAGATCGCAGTAAGGATTATGCTTATAGTGCTTGTCCGGAACTTCAAATTCTCCACAGCATTCAAATATGAAGATCTACATTTCGTCGACCATATAAGTTTGTGGTATGACGTTGAACCAAATATAAAAGTTGAATTGAGAAAATGA
- the LOC105230856 gene encoding mitochondrial nicotinamide adenine dinucleotide transporter SLC25A51, translating into MDNESKLRDVSSEALTTTPHIYTKSILTAFDWKEFACGCGAAFINIGVTYPIYKMIFRQMLHGVPITSAFGQLRHEGLGFLYRGIFPPMAQKTISLSIMFGVFDGSRRYLIDNFNINAYTVKIIAGITSGTVEAVLLPFERIQTLLAHSKYHAYFANTPRAFNYVLVHHGFLELYRGIVPVLWRNGPSNAMFFMLREEVSLFLPKTTSKTSKAAQEFVAGAIIGASISTLFYPLNVIKVAMQSEMGQKSETMWTICKRIYFERGNRIKYFYRGCGFNSFRSFISWGIMNTAYENLKKIIS; encoded by the exons ATGGACAACGAATCAAAATTGCGGGACGTCAGTAGTGAGGCTTTAACAACAACCCCACACATATACACCAAGTCTATATTAACCGCTTTCGACTGGAAAGAGTTTGCATGCGGGTGTGGGGCAGCCTTTATAAATATAGGCGTCACCTATccaatttataaaatgatttttcgcCAAATGCTCCATGGTGTGCCAATAACTTCAGCTTTCGGCCAGTTACGACACGAAGGCTTAGGATTTCTCTATCGTGGTATATTCCCGCCAATGGCACAAAAAACAATATCGTTGTCAATTATGTTTGGTGTGTTTGATGGTTCACGCAGATATTTAATTGACAACTTTAATATAAACGCATACACGGTTAAAATAATTGCTGGTATTACATCAGGCACAGTTGAGGCTGTACTACTTCCTTTCGAAAGGATACAAACATTATTGGCACATTCAAAATACCATGCGTATTTCGCTAATACTCCGCGAGCGTTCAA TTATGTACTAGTACATCATGGATTTTTAGAGCTATATAGAGGTATTGTGCCAGTATTGTGGCGAAATGGACCATCGAATGCCATGTTCTTTATGCTTCGGGAGGAAGTTTCATTATTTCTACCAAAGACT ACGTCGAAAACAAGCAAAGCAGCACAGGAATTTGTTGCGGGTGCAATTATCGGAGCGTCAATTAGCACACTTTTTTATCCGCTAAATGTTATAAAAGTTGCCATGCAAAGCGAGATGGGTCAAAAATCGGAAACAATGTGGACGATATGCAAACGAATATATTTTGAGCGAGGAAAtcgtataaaatatttctacagAGGATGTGGCTTTAACTCTTTTCGTTCCTTTATTAGTTGGGGAATTATGAACACCGCTTACGAAAACttgaagaaaattatttcataa